The Streptomyces tendae DNA segment GTTCGGGTTCCGGCTCCGGCTCCTCGGTGGTCGGGTCGGGGCCGGGGTCGGGGGCCTCCGTCTCCGGCGGGTCCTCCCCGGTGGGGGGTGCGGCCGGGTCGGTCGTGGGCGCGTCCGCGGACGCCGACGACTCGGTCGCCTCCGCCGACTCCTCGTCCGCCCCTTCCGACTCCTCGTCCTCGGGCGAGGACGCCGACGCCGAGGCCGACCCCGACGCCCCGGGGCTGGGGGACGTCCCCGGTGTCCCCGCCTCCGCGGCACCGCCGCTCTCCGACGCGCTCGCCTCGACCTCCTCCGCGCCCCCGTCGACCGACTCCTCACCGGCGACCGCCTGGCGGTCCCCCGAGCCGGGCGCGTCCAGCCCCAGTTCCGCCAGGCTCAGTCCGCCGGCCGCGAGGACGAAGCCCGCGACGACCATCAGGGTGCGGTTGCGCCGTCTGCGGTGGGCCGCCGCCTTGCGGTCCCGGCGGCTCTGACCGGCGTGCCGGTCCTCGTCCTCCGGCTCCCGCCCCCGGCGCCGGGCGGCGCGCCGCCCCGACGGCGCCGCATCGGCCCCCACGTCCTCACGGCCGTCGCGCGCGTCGTCCGGGCGGTCCTCGCCGTGGGCGTCGTCGCCCGAGTGGGCATCGTTGTCGGCGTAGGCATCGTTGTCGGCGTGGGCGCCGTGGGCGCCGCCCTCGCGGGGGTGCGCGCCACCGGCGCCGTATCCGCCGCCCCGTGCGGACGCGGGCGCGCCGGGGGTGTCGCCCGCGGGCCCCGCCGGCGCGCCCTGCCCCTGCTGGGCGCGCAGCGTCTCGACGGGCGTGCCGCAACCGGGGCAGGCCAAAGCGCCGTTGAGGTGCCG contains these protein-coding regions:
- a CDS encoding SCO2400 family protein, producing the protein MDFCQPCRRHLNGALACPGCGTPVETLRAQQGQGAPAGPAGDTPGAPASARGGGYGAGGAHPREGGAHGAHADNDAYADNDAHSGDDAHGEDRPDDARDGREDVGADAAPSGRRAARRRGREPEDEDRHAGQSRRDRKAAAHRRRRNRTLMVVAGFVLAAGGLSLAELGLDAPGSGDRQAVAGEESVDGGAEEVEASASESGGAAEAGTPGTSPSPGASGSASASASSPEDEESEGADEESAEATESSASADAPTTDPAAPPTGEDPPETEAPDPGPDPTTEEPEPEPEPSKTCKKFLWWCT